A region of the Lycium barbarum isolate Lr01 chromosome 1, ASM1917538v2, whole genome shotgun sequence genome:
gactcggggcgctaaccctcgtttaatgaactcgcttaggaataagatgagttctatTTGACATATTTAATCAGCCTTAgttataacttttctgcatttgggaaaatcatgaaaagaaatactctctaactattggaaaatattaggaagtgtattagagattaagtgcatgcaTAACCGCGACCcaatagaaatatatcatattgatacccatagcataacatctaatcattgcggggatacaactttggttctccaaatccaaacaaatttcaaacagttcaaaatagcaaatacaaaccaaatctcctttTTAAAATACTCGggataggattaaagcctttaaagattagtatcgcatacaattagttaCCTTTTctatccatattccctgtgggattcgaccccaaccttgtttgggttactatatttgacaacgtccgctttacgccattaataggtgtaatttgagcgtatcagggaGTACTAAATTTTCTTGGACGTTGCTTGATTATACTTTTAAACATGATTATCAGATAACTAACAATAGATATGTGGTATAGTAATCCTCTCAATATCTTTCCACTTGTATAATTATCTTATTTTTCATGTGAAAAAGTATGCAATACTTTATTTGGATTTTTTTTCTATTACTCATTTCATATCTGTAAAATGTATTTTTCCTTACAAATTtgctttttaatattttttttcttctgcGTGTctcccacatatatatatatatatattggtactATAAAGATTTTATATCTTTATATCTaaatttatattaaaaaatatattaaaacttATAATAGTAAAATATGTTTAACTTTAATAATAACTATTTATAAAACGAGCATTCACGCTGCGCGAAGTGCGGCCAAATTCACTAGTTTCCGATTAAAATCAGACTATTGGTTAGCTTCGTTTGTGCTACCATATATAATAGTATATTGAACTGCCAACACATGTTATTCCTTTtagttatgaaaaaaaaaatgagaaaaaataggAAAGAGGAGAGAGAAATTACAAAAAGAGGTGGAAGAAGAAAAGAAGAGTAGGATGAGCATAAAGTGGTAGGCTCACAATATAATTGTAAGGCCAAATCCATCGACGGACACatgtggtcgtccacttctttcacttgaacacctCAAGTGCTCTTTGTTCCTATTGAGCACTTAAACTACCCGAATTTTGTTCCAATTAGGCATTTTTTGCTGACATGGCAAGATTTGTGTGAATCACTTAAAAAAGGCGCGTGAAAGGCTTAAATTTtgcaagtttttattttttttacttattcTTCTTCCTTCTCTCTCCTTCCAAGACTTACTCCACCATCCACCACCATCCTGCCACCGTAATGCCACCACCATATATTCAATCTTCTCCTCTCCTATCATTTTTTCCCGTGGCAAATTAAATCAATTAAGAATTTGTGTATCACCAAAACAGTAAAGAAAGGACATGGGTTATTCAATAAAAACATTATATATCGCAAGATCAGAAAATTCCCCCGGCACAAATGGCGTCGATTCCACCTCCACAATCATGATTCATGAGATGGTTCTGTTCAATCATTTTCATGGCACTTCTTTACACCAATTTTGATGCAAGACATGGGTTATTCAAAATAATTTTGTGTGTAATATTATTGCTTCTAGCAAAAGAGACCGTGTATTTTTTTAAGCTTTCAGCAAATCAAATCTTACTAAGGACATGGGTATTCAAAGGTTTGCTTGAAATAGGACTTGTCATGggtatcatttgaaaaccaataAAATGTTCTGATAGTGGTAGAGGTCAAATTCGATAAAGGGTGAGGAGGATGTGCTGGTGGTTATGGTGATAGAAACTGAAGAAGAATGAGGCGCTGGTGGTGGTTGGATTTGCAGTCATGGTGGTCGTCGGAGGAGGATTTGAAGAAGAAGATCGGAGGAGGAAGctgttgcaattttttttttgtttctattttttaattaacTAAATAGTTTTTTTACTCACAATATATATTGTTTAATAATTATTTTGGGAATATGTGCCACATGTCTTCATTTCGTTCGCCACTTTGACACGTCATCAGCGAGTGTGTTTCACACACCTTATATATTTAGCAGATTGTACAAAAAGTGTTTAATTGGAACAAAATTCGGGTAGTCTAAGTGCTCAATAGGAACAAGGGGCACTTGaggtgttcaagtgaaagaagtggacgaccacaggTGTCTGTCGATGGATTTGGCCTAATTGTAATAAAATACTCCCTCACACACCATGTCATATTTATGTCTCATCCAAGATAAAGCTTTTCACTTGTCACTACTGCAATATAGTATTGAACGCGGCATTGGTTGAGTGTTGGACCCAGCTTTGGTGCCCAAGTTCCATTATCTCCATTTCTCTACCACGCATTCTACCTATAATCGATATTCACATCAACTCAGTGAATATATTGTATATATTATGCTCACTTGATCACAATAATTAATGAATCATTATCTCCtcaactttattactttactATGATAAACTATTGGACTTTAATGTAAACCGAATTTGAATAAACTTTTTCATTACTTAGTAAAAGCCTCAAATATACGGCAAACTAGTACTGAATGCTATAATTACCTACCTTAAGCTTTCTTTTTCAAAGTATGTCTAAGGCTTAGTTTGTTTTCCTTTAATGGAGGTTTGAATTTAAATTATTTAGATGGTCATGCTATTAAGTGAATTCTTTTCTTTTACGATCACTTATTTGTTTTGAGTTTGTCTGATTCACATAAATTTTGTATAGTCTTATAAATAATAAATGATATCCGTTGAAAGATTTTTGTGAATATCACCTTTACTACTGTATGGGGGTGAAATTCAGATTTAGTGGGTAGATTAATTAGAACCCAACACGTGGAGGTTTTAGCTCGGTCAGGTTCAGACCTATCATGGTGTTACCGATCACGGCATGGGAACATCTTAGAGTCACTGTCCCCAGTAAGCAAAAGGACCGGTGTTGACTCGATGAGGCATGAAATATTCCGAAGCCGGGTGACCAGTGATCCTGCTTCCATATGGTCTTTTGTCCTTGGTCACAACCCATTTTACAGTTAGTCTGCAATCACAACGAATTTCAGACTTCATTCAACCTCGAGCACAAAGCCAGTCCCAAAACACTGTTTAATAGGATTTTTACACTATTGAGTAGTTTTTTTCGCACCGTACAATTGTACTTTTATATTGTTGAAAAGGAAATTTAAGTATAACTTCGTAGAGAAGGAAAAGGATCCTCACTCTTTCGTAACAACACACCATTGTTGAGTTCATATGAAATATCACAAGTACTCCATTTTACTTCTAGTTCTTGCCTATTTACTTTATGCCATTTATATTCTAAAAGGGGTTTGATCAACCACGATTTACTTGTCGCTAACCCCTTTTATACAAATTTAAGTGTTattagggcccgtttggccatgaaattttttcactttttcccgGAAAaagttttcactttatttgaaaatcaacatttggccatggaaatttcaaatacaactttatttgaaattgtatttggaatttgaaaaacaccaaaaaacttgttttcacttttttcactttcaatacattcaaacaaccaaatattcattcaaacaaccaaatattctttgcaaaaactataacccaacacaactctatcttcaactccaactccaaaataccaaataaaatgaaatatttggtgttcatggccaaacgcctactaagttaaCAAATTTAGCGGTAAACAACTACTACTCTATTCACTAGCACTACACAACGATCACTACTATCACTCTCCACCACTGCCAACCTCCACCGCACATCTCTCACCACCCTCCACCAGATCACCACTACCATACAACCACCATCCCTAATAATCTCCGTTGCCCAACTACTTTCACCGCTAGCCATCTCTACTAATCACCTTCATCATCAACCACCTCATACCACCATAATCAATCGCCTCTATTTCCAAGCACCACTACTATTAGTCAATACCAGCAATCACCTCTATCACTAGCAACCATCACTTGTTAGCACCACCAATCAATCAATCACTACCGTAAACCACCACAATCAATCGCATCTACTTTCAAGAACCTCTACTATTAGTCACCACCCATCACTAGCCATAATTACCAGCTTCAGTATTGAATAAATTCTTAGTACTTGACGACTTAATAACCATCTTACaactattaattaaaaaaataaattaaaaatgccATTGAACTTCATTTCCTTTCCTCCTTTCTTTTTATGTGTCTTTTACCATAAGACTTGGCCACAACACGAACAATAATAATTGAGTTTTACTTCTGTAAACtgatagtataattttttttaacatcatcATATTATATAAATGAAACTATAGATAACTTTTTTTGTTTTGGTACAGTGAAACAATTAACACGGCTGTGCCAACCAGTTGTTTCATCATTGGAAGTTGTCTTTACCAAAACATGCATATTGAACTTCTAAGAACTACACTCTTTCAAAGTCAATACACATTTTTGCTCATAGAACCTTCATAGCTTAATTACTCAATTAATTTAATAAGTACATTAtatttgtcaatcatcaaaacatcaCACGAGTCAACAGAGGTAGACTTACTTTTTTTATTGTAATATAAACAAAATTACAACTAATACTAACATGACCGGAAAAATTAAACAAGCCCGCCGGAATCTTCTTAACATATCTTAAGGGTGTTTATCCTTGACCGCTATATACCTAAACTTGATTAATGACTAATAACATCTTTAAACTATTGTCTAAAATATGTAAAGAAAATTCTAAATGTAACCCAAAAGAGTATTTTCCCGAATAAGAACGGTCAATTTAATCAACTTAATTCAATAGTAGGATCACATGGTTCAGGCTCCCAAGACCTTTACATCATAGAAGTTATACCAACAATTAGTTTGCGCGAAAAACTCTTTAAAGTACGTAAGCTTATTGGTAGTAGGTAAGTTGGGGTACACTTTACCAATAACATTTCGAATATATATAAACACACTCCAGTCCCTCTAATTTACATATTACTTTCCAAGAAACGAGCCTAGCTATTTCTATTAGCCCTTTGTCtatatcatcttcatcttatcatATACCAAAAACCGATCAAGCTCATCGGAAAAGTAACTAACATGCCGTCAGTTTCCGGTCCAGTCGTATGTGTTACTGGTGCTGGAGGCTTCATTGCCTCTTGGCTTGTTAAACTTCTTCTTGAAAAAGGCTACACTGTTAGGGGAACTGTAAGGAATCCTGGTAAGCAAAATATAGTCCATTTCATCCTTCTGAAATAGCCATATTTTCATTGAACTCATTAATTTCGTTTCGAACTATGTTTATGTATACCTATAATAATATCATGCTCATTAATTTTGAACTTACTGACTTTTGATCCATGATTGACCCTCTGCCTATCTGACGTTGAGTATCTGTCTCAACTTGTGTGGCACCATttggatttcgagagtcaaacttttaaattttgATCATTATTCATGCTGATTAATTTGTACTCACTTACTTTAAATTCTTGATTGGCCTCTGCCGTTGTTGAGTACTTATAAATTTAAATGGTTTCTTTCTTTTATTGTTTAATCTTGATGGGGGTTGGTTAATTAATTATAATTGTGTATAGATGATCCCAAGAATAATCATTTGAGGGAGCTTGAAGGAGCAAAAGAGAGGCTAACTCTGTGCAGAGGTGATCTTCTTGATTACCAGAGTTTGCGTGAAGCAATCAACGGTTGTGACGGAGTTTTCCACACAGCTTCACCAGTCACTGATGATCCAGTAAGTCTTTTAACTTATCCATTTGTGCCAAGTATTAGGTATGAAACAAAGGgacaaaagaaaaatcaaatttgTAATGTGAAAAGAATCAAAAATTTGTGTTTGGCTTCTCTACGTGAAGCGTGCACGCTTAgttgcaaaagaaaaaaaagcctCTTATCTTAATTCTTTTGTTGGTTGGATTGTTACTTAATCAAAATTGAAAGAAGGTTAGTTGGATTATCAATTATCTTACTAGCTTTGTTTTCTCTTGTTTGtctgtttctctttttttttttcttttttttttcatttcttggtGGTTGATTTGAGTATTATCCAGGAAAGATAAACACAATAAATTAGTACCACTAGTTGGTGAACTGGGGCCAATCACTTCAGTGGTGGATCTAAGATATTCTCTGAGGGGTttcgaaaaataaaaatgtagtgcCCAAGGCTTGAATGAATTTCGAACCCCCTAAAACACTAGAACCAACCCCTACTCTTGTGATCAAGGtgttcaaaatctatatatgtacataaaacatataaaaatatcttatatatacagtgtaattttttgacgagggtgttcgggtgaacaccctcaatGGCCTGTAGATCCGCCCCTGAACCACTGGTTGGTTTTTCAACACTACCTAAAACTTTAATTTGTTTTATGCTTTCTGTTCCACCAAGAGGACCACGATGGAAAATAAGGTTTTTTTAAGTCGTCTAGcttctgattttgctttctttaataatttattttcttgttgaagGAACAAATGGTGGAGCCAGCAGTTATTGGTACTAAAAATGTGATAACGGCAGCAGCAGAGGCCAAAGTACGAAGGGTTGTGTTCACTTCCTCAATTGGGGCTGTGTATATGGACCCAAACAGGGCCCCTGAAAAAGTAGTCGACGAGACTTGCTGGAGTGATCCTGATTTCtgcaagaacactaaggtaaatAAAACGTAGTTTTACACTATACGTAAAAATTTAACTTGTTATAGCAGGTTATTGACTTAAATTCGTTATTTTGGTACTATAGAATTGGTATTGTTATGGGAAGATGGTGGCAGAACAAGCAGCATGGGACGAGGCAAGGGAGAAAGGAGTCGATTTGGTGGCGATCAATCCAGTGTTGGTGCTCGGACCATTGCTCCAAAAAACTGTGAATGCTAGTGTTCTTCATGTCCTCAAGTATCTTACTGGCTCAGCTAAAACATATGCTAATTCAGTTCAGGCATATGTGCATGTTAAGGACGTTGCTCTAGCTCATATACTAATCTACGAGACTCCTTCAGCATCTGGCCGTTACCTCTGTGCTGAGAGTGTGCTTCACCGTGGCGACGTGGTTGAAATTCTTGCCAAATTCTTCCCGGAGTATCCCATCCCCACTAAGTAAGTTCAACTCCCAAATCTATCAACATGATCGCGCTATTATTTGAAGTATGTAGACATGCATTCTTATTGCAAATTAAGATCGCGAAAAGCAATTAGGAGTACATTCTTTTTGAAATTGTGCTCTCTAAGTTCCCTTCAAAAACTGGTAGTACTATTGATTAAGACTGGTGTGATGGAGCCACATAGATTGAAGGATAGTCAATTCGACACTCTTTGTCGAAAATTATATTTGCTTATATATGTCAACAATTACTTGTTTTACATATACATTAAATTTTAAACACTTAAACCAAAATTTTTAACTTTGCCATAAGACCAATACTTGCAAGTTGTTGGATTTTTCTGCCTTATTTCCACAATATATAAATCACTACCAGCTAGAATCTTTATTTTGCAGCAAATAAGGGGAACTTTCACTACTTTCTAGAATATACCAGACTGCCAGTAGATGTACCAAACTTTATTGGTAAGAAGAGTATGACCAAAGCATTGACATCATAAATACAAGTAACCCACTAACAAACACTTATGTATCAACAATGCTATCCAACATTATTCTTTGGGCCTGAATTGCTCTTACCTACCACAACATCACTGTCTTGGCTGGCTGGTCCCAACCTTTCCTTCTGTTTTACCAATAAAACCAAACTTTATTCTTAAAATTCCAAATCAACTTTAATGCTTTTTTAATGTCTCATTATGATTAGTGTATAGTTTCATTTTAAAATATTAGTATATAGTACTCAAATCTTGGTTTTGCTTGTGAAATACCAGGTGTTCAGATGTGACAAAGCCAAGGGTAAAACCGTACAAATTCTCAAACCAGAAGCTAAAGGATTTGGGTCTGGAATTTACACCAGTGAAACAGTGCTTATATGAGACAGTAAAGAGCCTACAGGAGAAAGGTCACCTTCCAATTCCTACTCAAAAGGACGAAATTATACGAATTCAGTCTTAGCTTTACTATGTATCAAGAACCAAATGCTGCACCTAGAAATATACAATTTACTTGTGTACTCTGTTTTAATATGTTCAAGGAAATGTGTTTACTGTTTCCCTTGATGTTATATGAGGgactgcttctttttttttttccataagaTATCACCTTTATGTAATTTC
Encoded here:
- the LOC132598990 gene encoding cinnamoyl-CoA reductase 1, with translation MPSVSGPVVCVTGAGGFIASWLVKLLLEKGYTVRGTVRNPDDPKNNHLRELEGAKERLTLCRGDLLDYQSLREAINGCDGVFHTASPVTDDPEQMVEPAVIGTKNVITAAAEAKVRRVVFTSSIGAVYMDPNRAPEKVVDETCWSDPDFCKNTKNWYCYGKMVAEQAAWDEAREKGVDLVAINPVLVLGPLLQKTVNASVLHVLKYLTGSAKTYANSVQAYVHVKDVALAHILIYETPSASGRYLCAESVLHRGDVVEILAKFFPEYPIPTKCSDVTKPRVKPYKFSNQKLKDLGLEFTPVKQCLYETVKSLQEKGHLPIPTQKDEIIRIQS